From the genome of Carnobacterium viridans:
AGACGAGTGACTCCGCAAAATATCATTCGTCCATTAATCAAAGCAACTAAAGCTGGTTTAGATATCGATATCAACGAATTAGAAGCCCATTATTTAGCTGGTGGGGACATCAATCAAGTGATTGACGCTTTAATTGCCGCACAACGTGCAAACATTGACTTAGTTTTCAAACAAGCTGCTGCAATTGACTTAGCAGGAAGAAATGTTTTTGAAGCTGTTCAAGTCAGTGTTAATCCTAAAGTAATTGAAACACCTGTCATTGCTGCAATGGCAATGAACGGCATCGAAGTTAAAGCTCGTGCTAAAGTAACTGTTCGTGCAAATATCGAACGCTTAGTCGGTGGAGCTGGTGAAGAAACCATTATTGCTCGTGTTGGTGAAGGAATTGTAACAACCGTTGGTAGTGCAGCAAGACATACGGATGTACTAGAAAATCCGGATTCTATCTCAAAAACTGTTTTAAGAAAAGGGTTAGATTCTGGTACGGCTTTTGAAATTCTTTCCATTGATATCGCAGATATTGATGTTGGTCGTAATATTGGCGCCAGCTTACAAATGGAACAAGCCCAAGCGGATAAAAATATCGCACAAGCTAAAGCAGAAGAAAGACGTTCTATGGCGATTGCACAAGAACAAGAAATGATTGCTGAAGTTCA
Proteins encoded in this window:
- the floA gene encoding flotillin-like protein FloA (flotillin-like protein involved in membrane lipid rafts), giving the protein MTTVAESPTNWIGFLFIAIIVIIVISLFFRFVPVGLWVTAYFSGVKVNIGTLVGMRLRRVTPQNIIRPLIKATKAGLDIDINELEAHYLAGGDINQVIDALIAAQRANIDLVFKQAAAIDLAGRNVFEAVQVSVNPKVIETPVIAAMAMNGIEVKARAKVTVRANIERLVGGAGEETIIARVGEGIVTTVGSAARHTDVLENPDSISKTVLRKGLDSGTAFEILSIDIADIDVGRNIGASLQMEQAQADKNIAQAKAEERRSMAIAQEQEMIAEVQKMRARVVEAEAEVPLALAEALKSGNLGAMDYYNMNNVNADTKMRNSISDSTERESDR